The Lathyrus oleraceus cultivar Zhongwan6 chromosome 5, CAAS_Psat_ZW6_1.0, whole genome shotgun sequence genome includes the window ATATaatgcgaaaaacaaataagtgcaaaaataaaataaattgtaaaaacacattaaaacataaaaataagtaaagcaaaccaaagaaatgcttaagtacaaacatggaagaacgtgcatcaaaatgcactgatcaaattctcccacacttgaacttttgcactccaagcaaaacgaaaaacaaaacaaagaaagcACAAATACATCATCagttactcatcctaggctacaagtcatcttcggttaactttgcattgataggtactaatcttgcacactaaggatattgtaagaacactaatccacagttatgcagacataaacctcctgaatacacaaatctgaaggagaattgcgacccaaaacgcagcggaaattaaaaaatttctcctttagagatccttacgaatggtcatgatcagtgatagaatatttacctcttgtgacggttgaaacctttggtgcagatctcttgtaacgatcaaaacctttgatgcaaatccacgaagcgatcacgaacgttgaacgatgacaacgtctctactcagtccacacgaacgggttccttcaatctcagtgctagctggtacgagtgaaggctttgagtgagagagggagagagtgatagaaaacgaaaataatgcaaccgcaaaaaaaaaaattttttgcttctgcacaagggttctatttatagaaccacttgtgtgggcttcaagctaaaagcccacttaagtgtattttggcccatatcttataatatgcccaaaatcacttaagcccatggtaccttaccatatttcgtattctactcaagtacaccgtaccttacgatgttctataattcacttaagggcaccgtaccttacggtattccttagttactctatctcttatcaatccgtcctttatgtgtgaccctataggttttcgcgacgttggcaattacattaaatcacacatttaatataataaacagtgagcggtatctagcaacacatcactgctacccaagacacaaaaatgtcatgtgatctgacaattccttctgtgataatacttatgtgtataattacccttttgcccttatgtctatattgaacacaaggcatagatcgtgtcatccttgttcagttcaatattgggcccatagacatttatcctgttacgcaggatgggcaaattccatctaggacactcatgtccctcagcatgctttgtggagtacccattaactgtctttatggttatccagttacggacaacgttggatcagcaataaagcactcgactctacatctaggatccatagtggtttcaggtcgaagagtggaatacactattatcaccatgagaataacttatgacactttgcataactttctatatagtattctcatagcgggtcaatccggtataaatattactcttaatattcatacctatgtttaagacttgataactctttatccatgatccatgagatgtgatcatcagtctacaaacataatagtcttaatgctttaatgttatcccacttcacactaaagctcgactacggatactttaagaatagtgtccttatgattaagtcatacttgatacattaaacagactagctattctagggactttattaaacaaacgtaataaagaaaaagccttttattattaataaataattcgatacaagtaccaaaagtattggcctctagggcttacaccaacaaaatCAACTCGAATCATATTATTATACTAAAGCCTAACTTACTTATCCTtcttttgctctttttcattcaggcgcaatcacattaagcccgttatctccacacactcatagcaaggcgaccggttagtgactctgatccttttctgcacggggttctggtacttaagtggcataaccctttgcttactcacttgtagttgcgggggatcggaccgtaattcgccctaccaagttcagcaccagaaaccgctgaaccaactaacaacgagtcaaaaacttttttttgaaggttctacaaccgttgggttaagtgaccgggtgagggtcaccaaacttagaaggtgcattcctttattttttttctcttttttttttctttttcggaacactcacttatattcatcggcttccctgcgtagagtgtgtgtgagatggtgctgactgctgaaataaactactcaagagctgtcagagaatgagaatttaaggctaaaacataataaaaattcaaatcaatttccatatgcaggagacttacggtgttaaaacaataccgatcttgtgaatttttctcaagtctccgcaaactcgactcaaagtaatctatagcctaaaactttcaagaagatgcaatttttttagaaagaaaacaaaaacaaaacaaaacaaagaacaaaaacaaagaaactAAAGTATTCCCTCCCtcacacttaaaatatgcattgtcctcaatgaaagaaacaaacataaaataagagagagaagagagaggaaagaacacacccgagtagtTAAGGAGAataggtgatcacataagcagcctttcccaaagagatatattctacattttcttcttccaaagtggggttgtcatggaatagctttgggtaatgtccattgaacttgaaatttttattagtatcttcgccttttattccaggatcaaagaatcttctaaaagtaaaagtgtcaaatggacacgtgaaggtgatATGACTTGGAATGTTagccaatgtccaaccaaatgcctttttatgcttccttaaaatctgcaaaagcttattttcttgatcgaaatcaaggttagaagagATAATAACAGGGAGTTTCTCATTACTCTCCAAGTAAGCATATTTCAGGTTCTCAGGGAGCTCTTTTAGCTCTAAGGACGGGGGCTGCTCGGTGGATGGAGTGCTTGGGGCAGTCGGGAATGCAAGAGCATCAACTGCAAAAACAAGTTTATTGGTAACAACTTCACCTGTCGGAAATGTATCAGCCTGtaaggcagcatcaatctcagcatAGACAACACAAAcgttagtgtcagtacaatcagaacatgaataaatatcatcaaaaccaaaGAGAGATGGAAAATCAAGCGCAAATAGTTCAGAACTAGAGTCATCAACTAATTCAGAAATCAGCTCAATATGAAAAAGGGAATGCTCCTCCACAGGGTGTTTCATGGCAtcaaaaatgttaaattttgcgacaatgtcaccaaattccatggacatggttccatcgtcaacatcaatttttgtcttcgccgttttcatgaacggtctgcctaaaatgatgggagctCCGCTTGCCTTGGTTTCTCCTTCCATGTCTAGAATATagaaatctgcaggaaaaatcaaaTCGTTAACTTGAACAAGAACGTCTTCGACTACCCCGGCGGGTCGAGCGTTGCTCCTGTTTGCCAATTGAATGATTAAACctgtatgctgcaaaggaccaagacaaaggttattataaacagaagtaggcataacattaatgcccgctcccaaatcaagcatgcaattctcAAATTTACTATCCCCGATGGTACAAGGAATAACAAATGTTCCCGGATCCTTCTGCTTTTGTGGCAGAACCTGAGTAGTGAGGGCTGAAACATTTTGCTCGCATACAGTCTGTTTGGATGATTGTTTGGGCTGAATAAAGGCAGAAATATTTCGTCCTAAGTTTACTTTTTCACTTCCCTTAATCCTCCTCTTGTTGGTACACAAATCTTTCAAaaactttgcatacttaggaATCTGCTTAATAACATCAAGTAGCGGAATGTTTACCGCAACCTTTCGAAAAACATCCAATATCTCTCTTTCTttgtctccctcctcaattcttttatttttcagaactctatgtggaaaagggactggtggcacatactccttttctttaattttttcagttTCGACCACAAtagaagaaggagaagaaagtTCAGCTGAGTGAGGTTCAGAAGGAGAAAGTTCAGAAGTTACCtcaatgatttttttatttttttcaggggCTGGTTCTGCAAGTTTTCCGGATCTCAAAGAAATTGCGCTCACATTAGCATTAGGACCATTCGGATTGAAAACTGTCTGGGCTGGAAGTTGGTTCGAACCTTGagcttgcatgttatttatttgagtagcaagcTGTCCCATTTGTgtgttcaaggtctgaatgctGGCATCGGTTCTTTGTTGGAACTGAAGGTTGTTCACGGCCATTTGCTTAATAAGATCCTCCAAGGATGGTCCGGAAGGTGCAGGGGAAGCCACTTTAGGTGAGTTCTGTTGTTGGCTGGTTTGcgggtttccatatcgaaggttgggatggttcctccaattgggatggcATTCGTTGGTGGACAGGTCAGGAGTGTTGTTGTACCTATTTTGATTGTAAAGGTTGGCTGCATAAGCTTGTGGCAGCTCAGTAATGGACTCGTCTCTTAGAATAGGACAAGTATCGGTCGGGTGCTTAGGAGAAGTACAAATGCCACACAAAGTTGTTGTTTGAGGTTTTGCTACTACCAGCTGTTTGACTAAGGCAGTGAGTTCTTCAATTCTAGTCTCTAAGGCTTTGTTAGAAGAAACTTGAATTTGACTCACGCCTTTGCTTTGCACAGAATTGTCCCTAGTGGTGAACTGTTGAGAATTAAGAGACATATTTTCAATAAAGGCTTTGGCAGCAGCTGGAGTTTTATCGACTAatgctccaccactagcagcatcaagaatgttcctGTCCATCGGTAGCAACCCCTCATAAAAGTATTGGATGAGGAGTTGCTCAATGATCTGGTGTTGAGGGCAGCTAGATACCAAgtgcttgaatctctcccaatactcggTTAGCGACTCATTGCCTTgtctaataccacaaatctccTTTCTTATTGAGGCAGCTCTGGAGGCAAGAAAATATCTTTCCAAGAACACTTTTTTCAAGGTTGTCCAACTTGCAATTGAGTTTGGCTCGAGATAATAAATCCAATCCTTTGCTGCAccctgcaatgaaaaaggaaaatCTCGAAGTTTGATATGGTCTTCAGTTATTCCTTCAGGCCTCAACGGTGTAGAGCACACAACCTGAAATTCTTTGAGATGTCTATGTGGATCttcacctgcaagaccactaaactttggcaacaagtgtattaaacccgattttaattcaaaaggaACAGCAGCAGCATCATATTCAATACACAAACCATTGTAATTCACATCAGGAGCAGCTAACTGCCTTAAGGTTCTATTATCAGCCattgtcaaaaacaaacacaatgaaggaaaacgattaaaataaatttagaaaaataaactaacaccgaaattaatctaataacgtcatttaaaatttttgagaattttttcggaattttctaaaactatcaaaacagaaaaaaaaaatcataaaaaataaaaaaataaggaattttgattttttagGGTGTCGTCCATTATTTAGTTcctaaatagaggcttttgatccttgattttttcctaataAATCGACAAAACATCGGAATAATCTGACACGATTTTCCTAAAAACAGATTTTTATCCTAAACCGCAAAAACACCCGAACGCAAGTTGGACGAAACTGCGAGAAAACTAGGACCTATACGCTTAGACACTAAACCTATGACTCTAAAAACGATTAAAAGaaacaagaatccccggcaacggcgccaatttgatccgctgtcgcgcgcgaatcaaaacgagtaattttgtaaaaacgtaatacagcgacaattaaactcggatatcgtctcaaggattcttgtttgtaataattaaacgtaatcgaatgggggggttgatttggtgttcaattacaaaaatgcagaaaataagtgattatgaaaagtgattatttgaataagctgaaacgaatcaacccactatatcatcttccgacttatcattgatccctataaaattccaattccctaaacgagtctgatcctattcgattacaaaagctactgacaagcgcaataacaattatacgaagtatGCCCCTGAATTCAGAGTAAAGCAAACAAattaaaactattgcgaattaagcaaacgcaatatgatcgaacgcgataatgcaaaaactacactaatcacgaaattgattcaaaagcagacaacaatcaaattaaagaattctatcatgtaaaaacaattaaattaagcaagtaattgtgattatagatataattcaaaggaacagattaatggaaaattataaaagaacctcaaagtggcatccgattacagtgaattgattcttgggaaattagttctccatagtcattctTTGCAAGCTCTCCAATTCGTACATGAATAGTGATTTTTCCGTTCAATTCCTAATGGTCTACGGCTGCTAgacctaggggaaaacaaagacccgttttacaactcaactgggtcgacccagcccactacaaatgacccaacaaaaatacaaataaaattctgcaacttcaacagactttctggccctgctacagtccgattcagctctcgacttctgaacaaaagttgtagatcttttcctTATCTTTCCAACGCATACTCACAAGCCTCAATCTAATACTCgtagctcaagatatgatttttctcgtgaaagctgctaatgctgaaaatataatgcgaaaaacaaataagtgcaaaaataaaataaattgtaaaaacacattaaaacataaaaataagtaaagcaaaccaaagaaatgcttaagtacaaacatggaagaacgtgcatcaaaatgcactgatcaatgGGCTTGGAAAGGGTAAAAATATTTGGTTGTGACAAAGTTGCATGTGGTTGTTTCATTAGGGAAACACACTAGTTACCTTGTGCGTATGAACTTACAGGTCTTTAAATACAAGGTTTCCTTGTTCCATTAGAATCAATTCATGTGTTTTGGAAGAAATTACACAATGAAGATCATGAAGCCACCAAAGAAGAGATTGAGATACAATTGGACTTAGAAGGAAAAATTGAAGAGTTAAAGAGGTATTTCAGCATCTTAGATACGGTTGGTCAAAGGGCGATGAAGAAAAAAGTTTGTGAACCTACATATCTATGCACAACTTATATATGTCCACCACCAGTGAAGTATAAGGCAAAAAAGAAGTTAAGAAGAGTAAAAAAGGACCAAGAGAGTGATTTGAATTGTGATCCTTCACATTAGGAGTATGTTGAGGCCTCACGGAGAAATCAGATTTCAAAAAGATCATATAATAAAGCTCCATCAACTCAATCGTCTAGCAAATCTTCCTGACATCTTTACATGTCTCAGTTTCCTATTTTATTAAATGACTATATTTAAGGTATTATAGACGTGTTTCCTAATAGAAATTGTGGTTTTTGTGTTGTTGGAGCTT containing:
- the LOC127079450 gene encoding uncharacterized protein LOC127079450, whose product is MADNRTLRQLAAPDVNYNGEDPHRHLKEFQVVCSTPLRPEGITEDHIKLRDFPFSLQGAAKDWIYYLEPNSIASWTTLKKVFLERYFLASRAASIRKEICGIRQGNESLTEYWERFKHLVSSCPQHQIIEQLLIQYFYEGLLPMDRNILDAASGGALVDKTPAAAKAFIENMSLNSQQFTTRDNSVQSKGVSQIQVSSNKALETRIEELTALVKQLVVAKPQTTTLCGICTSPKHPTDTCPILRDESITELPQAYAANLYNQNRYNNTPDLSTNECHPNWRNHPNLRYGNPQTSQQQNSPKVASPAPSGPSLEDLIKQMAVNNLQFQQRTDASIQTLNTQMGQLATQINNMQAQGSNQLPAQTVFNPNGPNANVSAISLRSGKLAEPAPEKNKKIIEIPKYAKFLKDLCTNKRRIKGSEKVNLGRNISAFIQPKQSSKQTVCEQNVSALTTQHTGLIIQLANRSNARPAGVVEDVLVQVNDLIFPADFYILDMEGETKEHSLFHIELISELVDDSSSELFALDFPSLFGFDDIYSCSDCTDTNVCVVYAEIDAALQADTFPTGEVVTNKLVFAVDALAFPTAPSTPSTEQPPSLELKELPENLKYAYLESNEKLPGNDYYNYTSIFKRRKITSLKKYSNPSYGYLTTTISL